The Halorubrum sp. BV1 sequence CCTTACGGCGAGTACACAGCCCATCTGTTTAACCAATCTGATGGATTCACCAGTAGTGACGAAGGTACTGCTGCACCGCGTCTTGGTGCAGTGACTGACTCGGCGTACTTGTACGACAGCACTACCAACGGTGACCGGCAGGCTGACAACGAGTTTGTCTACAATAATTCAACCGTCTACCAGGGTGAAGATGATCTGATCTTCATTGACGATAGCCCGGCTGGCGACACTGTCAGCCCCGGAGCGCTCCAGAAGACTGCCGGTGACGCAGAGGGTACGACACTCAACCTCCCGATCTCACAAACCGCATCGACCGGCACCTACGCAGCAAGCGATGGCTACAACATCGTTGTCCAAGAGCCACGTATCTCCACCTCGGAGGTTCAGCTGAATGGTGACGATGTCAGCCAGATTGCCAGCACTCGTGCTGTGAGTGACAGCGGCGAAAACCGGGACTTCGAAATCGTCGCTGGGTGGAACTTCGGACAGGCGGAAGACATTGAAGTCTCTGTCGAAGACCCCAGTGGTTCAGAAATCACTGACGAAGTCCTCGGTCCGAATAATGACATCCTCTCCGACGACGACGGCAATGGTGAGGAACGAGTTGATCTTGACCTAAGTACCGAAGATGCTGGTGAGTACACCATCATCTTCGAAGGTGCTGACGATCTCGACTACGACAGCGTCGTGCAGGAATACACCATCGAGACGACCAACCAGGACACGCTGACGCTCGAAACTGCCGAAGACAGCGTGACTCAGGGCGACAACCTTCAGTACACCGTCAGCGGTGGCACCAACAACGACTTCCACACTCTCGTGGTTGAGAGCCAGGACTTCCGCGATGGCATCAGCGCGCAGGATGTCCAGCGGATCTTCCGTAACGTTGAGGACACGGAGTATGTTGGTGCGTACAACGACTCCGCCGGTGCTACCAGCCCGATCAACAGCGTTGACGATGTCACGTACGCCTACGCTGTCGTCCAGATTGACGGCACGCAGGCAGTGGGATCCATCGAGACGCAGCACCTCGATGACTCCTCGATCGACGTTGACCTCTACGAAGGTGACAACCGCGGCGACAGTCTGACCGCGCTGGGCGACAGCGCTGACGATGTCAGCTTCGATGTCAACGAGGGCGACGTCTCGCTCGACAGCCCGTCTGGCGAGTACGTCGTCGGGCAGGAAGTTGACGTGAACGGTTCCGCTCAGAGTGCCGACGAAGTCGGTATCTACGTGCGTGACAACACCGACTGGGAGCCCGTCAACATCGACGGCGACCAGTTCATCTCGGTTGACTCCGACGATACGTTCGAAGAGACAGACGTTGTCCTCTCGGACGCAAACGGAAATGCTGGCACCTTCTCGGGTAGCCAGACGCTCTCGTTCGAGGGCAACTACGACATCGGCGTGATTGACGCGGCGGACGCACGCGCCGAGATCAACTCCAACACGGACAGTATCGGAACGTCTGCCTTCAGCAGTGCGTCGAGTAGCCGCTACTCGATCACCGTGACTGAGGGCGACCTGACTGCCAGTTTCTCGACGGTCAACGGTCAGATCGCCGAGCAGGACGCGACGATCGACGTCGAAGGTACTGCCGAGGGGCAGGACGACGTTGTCATCGCGTTCGTTGACGACCGTGGTAACACGGTTGCGCGCACGGTCTCCGTCGACGGCGACGGGACCTTCGAACAGGACGACATCGACATCGCCGACGCGGGTAACCTCCGCCAAGGCCCCATCTCGGCTCACGCATTCTCGCTGGGTCGTGACGGTGTCATTGGCGATGGTGAGGATCTTCCCCACAGCGCTGGTGACTCTGCAGAAGCGAGTTACTTGACTGGTTACATCCAGAGTGTTAGTGGCAGCGGCAGCGGCGAGCAGGTCCGCAGCCGCCTCCTCTCGAACACCGTCGACGCCGACGGTAGCGACGACATCACGGTCTCCGAGACGTTCCGTCTGAACGACGCGACGCTCTCGATCCGCGATGTCTACCCCGAGCAGGCAGAGGCTAGCGGCGTGAACCCCGTCGCGACCGGCGAGACGCTGGTCGCTGCCGGTGACACGAACCGCCAGTCCGACAACGCGGCTATCACGGTCGAGCTGCTCGACCAGAACGACAACTCCGTCATCTCTTCCTCGACCGACGAGTGGGAGAACGACGGCCAGTGGTCGACCACGATCGACACGTCCGACCTTGAGACCGGTACGTACATCCTCGAAGCCGACGACGGCGACAGTACGGACCGCGTCGAGGTCGAAATCGTCGAAGAGCGCGAAACCACCGACGGTGAAGACGGTGAGGACGGCGCTGACGACGGTGAGGACGGCTCCGCCGACGGTGAGGACGGCTCCGCCGACGGTGAGGACGGTTCCACCGACGGCGAGGACGGCTCCGCCGACGGTGAGGAC is a genomic window containing:
- the csg gene encoding HVO_2072 family ArtA-dependent S-layer glycoprotein yields the protein MANRDGVSRTKLLAYSECRQQMQTMTNDNNTRSKANAVFFSVLMVISMVAAGFAAAPAAAVDADNSEITFDNQGIDTAQNSNSVDVTINNYTDTGSSNATIVVTYQDSDGNDIIAGVNNATGVADGTTSPTTVSVSLSEGPYGEYTAHLFNQSDGFTSSDEGTAAPRLGAVTDSAYLYDSTTNGDRQADNEFVYNNSTVYQGEDDLIFIDDSPAGDTVSPGALQKTAGDAEGTTLNLPISQTASTGTYAASDGYNIVVQEPRISTSEVQLNGDDVSQIASTRAVSDSGENRDFEIVAGWNFGQAEDIEVSVEDPSGSEITDEVLGPNNDILSDDDGNGEERVDLDLSTEDAGEYTIIFEGADDLDYDSVVQEYTIETTNQDTLTLETAEDSVTQGDNLQYTVSGGTNNDFHTLVVESQDFRDGISAQDVQRIFRNVEDTEYVGAYNDSAGATSPINSVDDVTYAYAVVQIDGTQAVGSIETQHLDDSSIDVDLYEGDNRGDSLTALGDSADDVSFDVNEGDVSLDSPSGEYVVGQEVDVNGSAQSADEVGIYVRDNTDWEPVNIDGDQFISVDSDDTFEETDVVLSDANGNAGTFSGSQTLSFEGNYDIGVIDAADARAEINSNTDSIGTSAFSSASSSRYSITVTEGDLTASFSTVNGQIAEQDATIDVEGTAEGQDDVVIAFVDDRGNTVARTVSVDGDGTFEQDDIDIADAGNLRQGPISAHAFSLGRDGVIGDGEDLPHSAGDSAEASYLTGYIQSVSGSGSGEQVRSRLLSNTVDADGSDDITVSETFRLNDATLSIRDVYPEQAEASGVNPVATGETLVAAGDTNRQSDNAAITVELLDQNDNSVISSSTDEWENDGQWSTTIDTSDLETGTYILEADDGDSTDRVEVEIVEERETTDGEDGEDGADDGEDGSADGEDGSADGEDGSTDGEDGSADGEDGGSDGEDGGSTDDGTPGFGALVALVALVAAALLATRRDN